In Ruminococcaceae bacterium BL-6, a genomic segment contains:
- the rsmA gene encoding Ribosomal RNA small subunit methyltransferase A, which produces MDSLTDISAIREILNRHGFRFSKSLGQNFLINPAVCPRMARECGADGETGVIEVGPGIGVLTRELALRAKKVVAVELDRRLLPVLSETLDGFGNVSVVSGDILKLDLNGLVAREFPDGKAVMCANLPYYITSPVIMRFLEEHVPVSSLTVMVQKEAARRICARPGNRECGAVSVAVRYYAEPEILFEVSRGSFLPAPKVDSTVIRLTLRRGPREEIEDEARFFALVKAAFAQRRKTLQNAVSSGLGIPKAETAQALSRAGIEQNARAEQLTMEQFAALSNSLPE; this is translated from the coding sequence ATGGACAGCTTGACGGACATCTCCGCGATCAGGGAAATCCTGAACAGGCACGGGTTCCGCTTTTCCAAATCGCTGGGGCAGAATTTTCTCATCAATCCCGCGGTCTGCCCGCGCATGGCGCGGGAGTGCGGCGCGGACGGCGAAACCGGGGTGATCGAGGTCGGGCCGGGCATCGGCGTCCTGACGCGGGAGCTGGCGCTCCGCGCCAAAAAAGTGGTCGCCGTGGAGCTGGACCGCCGGCTGCTGCCGGTGCTTTCGGAAACGCTGGATGGTTTCGGCAACGTCTCCGTCGTCAGCGGGGACATTCTGAAACTCGACCTGAATGGGCTCGTCGCGCGGGAGTTTCCGGATGGAAAGGCCGTCATGTGCGCCAATCTGCCGTATTACATCACGTCGCCCGTCATCATGCGCTTTCTGGAGGAGCATGTCCCCGTTTCGTCGCTGACGGTCATGGTACAGAAGGAAGCCGCGCGGCGGATCTGCGCTCGGCCCGGGAACCGCGAGTGCGGGGCGGTCAGCGTGGCCGTGCGCTACTATGCGGAGCCGGAAATCCTGTTCGAGGTATCGCGCGGCAGCTTTCTGCCCGCGCCGAAGGTGGATTCGACGGTTATCCGCCTCACCTTGCGCCGGGGGCCGCGGGAGGAAATCGAGGACGAAGCCCGCTTTTTCGCGCTGGTGAAGGCGGCCTTCGCCCAGCGCCGGAAAACCCTGCAGAACGCCGTCTCATCCGGCCTCGGGATTCCGAAGGCCGAGACGGCGCAGGCGCTTTCCCGGGCCGGAATCGAACAAAACGCGCGCGCGGAACAGCTCACGATGGAGCAGTTCGCGGCGCTGAGCAACTCTTTGCCGGAATAG
- the argS gene encoding arginyl-tRNA synthetase (Evidence 2a : Function from experimental evidences in other organisms; PubMedId : 8289305, 9862121; Product type e : enzyme), whose translation MSKLVQQATDQLRSAIRKAAESASRAGELPAEPMPDFTLEVPADRTHGDWAANAAMVSARVFRMAPRKIAEILAKHLELDGTLFGRCEIAGPGFLNFFLSQRFYVGVLKEIAEKGGEYGRSDYGHGQKIMVEFVSANPTGPMHMGNARGGALGDCLASVLDAAGYRVWREFYVNDAGNQIDKFGASLSARYLQIYKGEDAVEFPEDGYHGDDIKDRAREFSKLHGDGFVGAPEEERRKALVDYALPRNIKKMKADLLRYGIVYDKWFLESTLHEDGELDETIRLLKDKGMTYEKDGALWYRATKYGAEKDEVLVRQNGNPTYFAADIAYHRNKFLIRGFDRCIDVWGADHHGHVARMKGAMDAIGLSGDRLDVILMQLVKLTQGGQVVRMSKRTGKAIQLADLLDEVPVDAARFLFNMREPNSQMDFDLDLAVKQDAQNPVYYVQYANARIFSILKKLKEDGIAPRPCRDEELALLTAPEEIELIRHLSAYTGEIVQAAKDYDPARITRYVITLATLFHKFYNTCRVHNDNESLTAARVSLCLAVSTVIRNVLSMFKISAPESM comes from the coding sequence ATGTCAAAACTAGTACAGCAGGCAACTGACCAGCTCAGAAGCGCTATCCGGAAGGCCGCCGAAAGCGCTTCGCGCGCAGGGGAGCTGCCGGCGGAGCCGATGCCCGATTTTACGCTGGAGGTGCCCGCGGACCGCACCCACGGCGACTGGGCCGCGAACGCGGCCATGGTTTCCGCCCGCGTTTTCCGGATGGCCCCGCGCAAAATTGCGGAAATCCTCGCGAAGCATCTGGAGCTTGACGGCACCCTGTTCGGCCGGTGCGAAATCGCCGGCCCGGGGTTTCTGAACTTCTTTCTGTCCCAGCGCTTTTACGTCGGCGTGCTGAAGGAGATCGCGGAAAAAGGCGGCGAGTACGGCCGCAGCGATTACGGGCACGGGCAGAAGATCATGGTGGAATTTGTTTCCGCCAACCCCACCGGGCCGATGCACATGGGCAACGCGCGCGGCGGGGCACTGGGCGACTGCCTTGCCTCGGTGCTCGACGCGGCGGGCTACCGCGTGTGGCGCGAATTTTACGTCAACGACGCAGGAAACCAGATCGACAAATTCGGCGCTTCTCTCTCCGCCCGCTACCTTCAGATCTACAAGGGCGAGGACGCAGTGGAATTCCCCGAGGACGGATACCACGGCGACGACATCAAGGACCGCGCCCGCGAGTTTTCCAAGCTGCACGGCGACGGCTTCGTCGGCGCGCCGGAAGAGGAGCGCCGGAAGGCGCTGGTGGATTACGCGCTGCCCCGCAACATCAAGAAGATGAAGGCCGACCTGCTCCGGTACGGGATCGTCTACGACAAATGGTTCCTGGAAAGCACCCTTCACGAGGACGGCGAGCTGGATGAAACGATCCGGCTCCTGAAAGACAAGGGCATGACCTATGAGAAGGACGGCGCGCTGTGGTACCGCGCGACGAAATACGGCGCGGAAAAGGATGAGGTTCTGGTGCGCCAGAACGGAAACCCGACCTATTTCGCGGCGGATATCGCGTACCACCGCAACAAGTTCCTGATCCGGGGTTTTGACCGCTGCATCGACGTTTGGGGCGCGGACCACCACGGCCATGTCGCCCGCATGAAGGGCGCGATGGACGCCATCGGCCTTTCGGGCGACCGGCTCGACGTGATCCTGATGCAGCTGGTCAAGCTGACGCAGGGCGGCCAGGTGGTGCGCATGAGCAAGCGCACCGGCAAGGCGATCCAGCTCGCGGACCTTCTGGATGAGGTGCCGGTGGACGCGGCGCGCTTCCTGTTCAACATGCGCGAGCCGAATTCCCAGATGGATTTCGACCTGGACCTTGCGGTGAAGCAGGACGCGCAGAACCCCGTCTACTACGTGCAGTACGCGAACGCCAGAATCTTCAGCATCCTCAAAAAGCTGAAGGAGGACGGCATCGCGCCCCGCCCGTGCCGGGACGAGGAGCTCGCGCTTCTGACCGCGCCGGAAGAAATCGAGCTGATCCGCCACCTTTCCGCCTACACCGGCGAAATCGTGCAGGCGGCCAAAGACTACGACCCGGCGCGCATCACGCGGTACGTCATCACGCTCGCCACGCTGTTCCACAAATTTTACAATACCTGCCGCGTACACAACGACAATGAAAGCCTGACGGCGGCCCGCGTCAGCCTCTGCCTTGCGGTTTCCACCGTGATCCGCAACGTGCTTTCCATGTTTAAAATTTCCGCTCCCGAATCCATGTGA
- a CDS encoding Homocysteine methyltransferase → MSFPWKLPFLLDGPAAAESAADDMPTDCRCAESWVCSHPEQMSRMQTGLLRAGAQAIFAPTLFANAFFLSEHGLESQVARINGALIAETRKNAAPFGVPVGGCIGPSGLFVQPYGRADFDDIYDAYREQVRALAESGADFLMLEAQASLADMRAAVLAARTTDLPVFVTLSVDDGGHTMTGCTLLSAAITLQAMGVEAVGLTAPGGPGALLPLLRDVLPHASVPLIARPDPAGLPEPEFAAEMRSLLTAGIPVAGCGRPAEPGYVSALRRVMDEFSPASPAPDYEDADCYAAAIEGEAFFLGDDILFSRPIPCTSDLMEDLIGAEDEQVNAALVEVNTLDDAMLLSETSTMARLPIAVRTDSHTILDAALRYFQGRLIVDSNCQLDRELIDRLAAKYGAIVY, encoded by the coding sequence ATGAGTTTCCCGTGGAAACTTCCCTTCCTGCTGGATGGCCCTGCCGCCGCCGAATCCGCGGCGGATGACATGCCGACGGACTGCCGGTGCGCCGAAAGCTGGGTCTGCAGCCATCCCGAACAGATGAGCCGGATGCAGACCGGCCTGCTCCGCGCGGGCGCGCAGGCCATTTTCGCCCCAACCCTGTTCGCCAACGCCTTTTTCCTTTCGGAGCACGGCCTGGAATCTCAGGTCGCGCGCATCAACGGTGCGCTGATCGCCGAAACGCGCAAAAACGCCGCTCCCTTCGGGGTTCCGGTGGGCGGGTGCATCGGCCCCAGCGGCCTGTTCGTGCAGCCGTACGGCCGCGCGGATTTCGACGACATCTACGACGCCTACCGCGAGCAGGTGCGTGCGCTGGCGGAAAGCGGGGCCGATTTTCTGATGCTGGAGGCGCAGGCCTCGCTCGCCGACATGCGCGCCGCCGTGCTGGCGGCCAGAACGACGGACCTGCCGGTCTTCGTCACCCTGTCGGTGGACGACGGCGGGCACACGATGACCGGGTGCACCCTTCTTTCGGCCGCCATCACGCTCCAGGCCATGGGGGTCGAAGCGGTCGGGCTCACTGCCCCCGGCGGGCCGGGCGCCCTGCTTCCCCTGCTGCGTGACGTGCTGCCCCACGCCTCGGTCCCGCTGATCGCAAGGCCGGACCCGGCGGGCCTTCCCGAACCGGAATTCGCCGCGGAAATGCGCTCCCTGCTGACAGCGGGAATTCCCGTCGCCGGCTGCGGGCGTCCCGCGGAGCCAGGATACGTTTCGGCGCTGCGCCGGGTGATGGATGAGTTCTCCCCCGCTTCCCCCGCGCCGGATTACGAGGATGCGGACTGCTACGCCGCGGCGATCGAGGGCGAGGCGTTCTTTCTCGGGGACGACATCCTGTTCAGCCGCCCCATCCCCTGCACCAGCGACCTGATGGAGGACCTGATCGGCGCGGAGGATGAGCAGGTGAACGCGGCTCTGGTGGAGGTGAACACGCTGGACGACGCGATGCTCCTTTCCGAAACCAGCACAATGGCGCGCCTGCCCATCGCGGTGAGGACGGACAGCCACACGATTCTGGACGCGGCCCTGCGGTATTTTCAGGGCCGGCTGATCGTCGATTCCAACTGTCAGCTCGACCGCGAGCTGATCGACCGGCTCGCGGCGAAATACGGCGCGATCGTATATTAA
- a CDS encoding protein of unknown function (Evidence 5 : Unknown function), which yields MLESDEKMAGAFFVFGTILALAAMVLGPLEIVSWSVAFGVTSCFVALVGMYFAFQSWDEPDPAEQEPAAEAVNGAENRPHP from the coding sequence ATGCTGGAATCGGATGAAAAAATGGCGGGCGCTTTTTTCGTGTTCGGAACGATCCTCGCCCTTGCGGCGATGGTGCTGGGCCCGCTGGAGATTGTAAGCTGGTCCGTCGCGTTCGGCGTCACATCCTGCTTTGTGGCGCTGGTCGGTATGTACTTCGCGTTCCAAAGCTGGGATGAGCCGGACCCGGCGGAGCAGGAGCCTGCGGCGGAAGCGGTCAACGGCGCGGAAAACAGGCCGCACCCGTAA
- the ddl gene encoding D-alanine--D-alanine ligase — MEKTTVAVLFGGCSSEHEVSRISAASVIRNIPRDKYSIVSIGITKDGRWLLFGGSPEDIESGAWEKDPGNRPALISPDRSVHGILAKSGETWETIPVDVVFPVLHGKNGEDGTVQGLFQLAAIPFVGCSTLSSAICMDKAVANSLMETAGIAQAHYLWFFSENYKTGAQKIKLKIGARLGYPVFIKPANAGSSVGISKVNSEEELDAAVEKAAHEDGKILVEEAIEGQEVECAVLGLSHPEASIPGEIAASAEFYDYDDKYKNGTSRLYIPAHVPEGTAQKIRETAARAYRLLGCSGLARVDFFVRKSDGAVLLNELNTMPGFTGISMYPKLWEACGLPYPELMDRLIGLALEKYGQKRA, encoded by the coding sequence ATGGAAAAAACTACCGTTGCCGTCCTGTTCGGCGGCTGCTCGTCGGAGCACGAGGTCTCACGGATTTCCGCCGCTTCGGTGATCCGGAACATTCCCCGCGACAAATACAGCATCGTTTCGATCGGCATCACGAAGGACGGACGCTGGCTCCTGTTCGGGGGCAGCCCCGAGGACATCGAGAGCGGGGCGTGGGAAAAGGACCCGGGGAACCGCCCGGCGCTGATTTCCCCGGACCGCTCCGTCCACGGCATTCTGGCAAAGTCCGGCGAAACCTGGGAGACGATCCCCGTGGATGTGGTCTTCCCGGTGCTCCACGGCAAAAACGGGGAAGACGGGACCGTTCAGGGGCTTTTTCAGCTCGCGGCGATCCCTTTCGTCGGCTGCTCCACCCTGTCCTCCGCAATCTGCATGGATAAGGCCGTGGCGAACAGCCTGATGGAAACGGCCGGCATCGCGCAGGCCCATTACCTGTGGTTTTTTTCCGAAAACTACAAGACCGGCGCCCAAAAGATCAAGCTGAAAATCGGCGCCAGGCTGGGCTACCCCGTGTTCATCAAGCCCGCGAACGCCGGTTCCTCCGTCGGGATCAGCAAGGTGAACAGCGAAGAGGAGCTCGACGCGGCGGTGGAAAAGGCCGCGCACGAGGATGGAAAGATTCTGGTGGAGGAAGCGATCGAGGGCCAGGAAGTGGAGTGCGCCGTGCTCGGCCTGTCGCATCCCGAAGCCTCCATCCCCGGCGAAATCGCCGCGTCGGCCGAATTCTACGACTACGACGACAAATACAAAAACGGCACCTCGCGCCTTTACATCCCGGCGCACGTGCCGGAAGGGACCGCGCAGAAAATCCGCGAGACCGCGGCGCGCGCGTACCGCCTGCTCGGCTGCAGCGGCCTTGCCCGCGTGGACTTTTTCGTAAGGAAAAGCGACGGCGCGGTGCTTCTGAACGAGCTGAACACCATGCCGGGCTTCACCGGCATCAGCATGTACCCCAAGCTGTGGGAGGCCTGCGGCCTCCCCTATCCGGAACTGATGGACCGCCTGATCGGCCTTGCGCTGGAAAAATACGGGCAAAAGCGCGCCTGA
- a CDS encoding Cytidine deaminase produces the protein MMRRDKENYYLDIAETVLERGTCLRRNYGAIIVNHDEIVSTGYVGAPRGRRNCIDTGVCVRESLKVPRGERYELCRSVHAEANAIISASRNEMIGATLYLVGKDARTGEYVENASPCSMCKRLIINAGIVRVVVRLNRDEYSSVYAEQWIQDDESLFGKFGY, from the coding sequence ATGATGCGCAGAGATAAAGAAAACTACTATCTGGACATCGCGGAAACCGTTCTGGAGCGCGGGACCTGTCTGCGCCGGAATTACGGCGCGATCATCGTCAACCACGACGAAATCGTATCCACCGGCTATGTGGGCGCGCCGCGCGGACGCCGGAACTGCATCGACACCGGCGTATGCGTGCGCGAAAGCCTGAAGGTGCCGCGCGGGGAACGGTACGAGCTGTGCCGCTCCGTCCACGCCGAAGCCAACGCCATCATCAGCGCGTCGCGCAACGAGATGATCGGTGCGACGCTTTACCTGGTGGGGAAAGACGCCCGCACGGGCGAATACGTGGAGAACGCCTCCCCGTGCTCGATGTGCAAGCGCCTGATCATCAACGCGGGGATCGTGCGGGTCGTCGTGCGGCTGAACCGGGACGAGTACTCCTCGGTCTATGCGGAGCAGTGGATTCAGGACGACGAATCGCTGTTCGGAAAATTCGGCTACTGA
- a CDS encoding 4Fe-4S binding domain-containing protein, with translation MMRKIIVIDREKCNGCGLCAKACQEGAIGMKDGKAVLLREDYCDGLGNCLPVCPTGAISFETREAKPFDEAAVRKGPPMGGCPGARAGRIHHAPAVPEQEPAGGSSCLNQWPVQIKLVPVNAPYLENADLLIAADCTAYACGDFHRRFMKGRITLIGCPKLDEGDYSEKLTEILKCNSIRSVTVVRMEVPCCGGIARAAVEALKNCGKMIPWQAVTISTGGQILNRNCVSDLGALPQPPQAFEKA, from the coding sequence ATGATGAGAAAAATCATTGTGATAGATCGGGAAAAATGCAACGGGTGCGGCCTTTGCGCCAAAGCCTGCCAGGAGGGCGCCATCGGAATGAAAGACGGGAAAGCGGTCCTGCTGCGGGAGGATTACTGCGACGGGCTGGGCAACTGCCTGCCGGTCTGCCCGACGGGCGCCATCTCGTTCGAAACGCGGGAAGCTAAGCCGTTCGACGAGGCAGCCGTGCGCAAGGGGCCGCCCATGGGCGGATGCCCGGGGGCCCGCGCGGGGCGGATTCATCATGCGCCCGCCGTTCCGGAGCAAGAACCCGCCGGCGGCAGTTCCTGCCTGAACCAGTGGCCGGTGCAGATCAAGCTCGTGCCGGTGAACGCTCCGTACCTGGAAAACGCGGATCTGCTGATCGCCGCGGACTGCACCGCGTATGCCTGCGGGGATTTCCACCGCCGCTTCATGAAGGGCCGGATCACGCTGATCGGCTGCCCCAAGCTGGATGAGGGCGATTATTCGGAAAAGCTGACGGAAATTTTAAAATGCAACTCCATCAGAAGCGTCACCGTCGTCCGGATGGAAGTCCCCTGCTGCGGCGGCATCGCCCGCGCGGCGGTAGAGGCGCTGAAAAACTGCGGAAAAATGATCCCGTGGCAGGCGGTGACGATCTCCACCGGCGGGCAGATTCTGAACCGGAATTGCGTTTCAGACCTTGGGGCGCTGCCCCAACCCCCGCAAGCTTTTGAAAAAGCTTGA
- the leuA gene encoding 2-isopropylmalate synthase, translating to MYEGCRKYIPFQPVSLPDRRWPDRVIGKAPVWCSVDLRDGNQALVTPMNLEEKLLFFRTLVEIGFKEIEVGFPSASETEYETLRALIERNLIPDDVTVQVLVQARAHLIRKTFQAISGAKNVIVHFYNSTSTLQRKVVFNTDMKGVTDIAVQGAKLIRRLTEEEIRRSGANIRYEYSPESFSGTEIDNSVSICERVLRELGATPEKKVILNLPNTVEMSTPNCYADQIEYFCRHLKNRDSAVVSIHPHNDRGCAVAATELGILAGAERVEGTIFGNGERTGNADLMVAALNMYTQGVEPGLDFSRMNRIREVYEKCTKMKVHERHPYAGELVFTAFSGSHQDAIKKGVDYMHKSGTPFWEVPYLPIDPEDVGREYEPIIRINSQSGKGGAAFIMQQNFGYDLPKAMYPEFGAVVQAACDNVGRELQPEEIYDLFQKEYIQIAYPYFLKKYRLHEENDTSGETVVYFDGVLRFHHEDHEISGKGNGPIDAFFTALRGVGIENYKFVSYHEHALSRGADSKALSYIQLTTPDYKTVFGVGLDHNISLASIKGVICAINRAQFSTAYQNNL from the coding sequence ATGTACGAAGGATGCCGGAAATACATTCCGTTTCAGCCCGTCAGCCTGCCGGACCGCAGGTGGCCCGACCGGGTCATCGGCAAGGCGCCGGTCTGGTGCAGCGTGGATTTGAGGGATGGCAACCAGGCGCTGGTTACCCCCATGAATTTGGAGGAAAAGCTGTTGTTCTTCCGCACTCTGGTGGAAATCGGGTTCAAGGAGATCGAGGTCGGGTTCCCATCCGCATCGGAAACGGAATACGAGACCCTGCGCGCCCTGATCGAGCGGAACCTGATCCCGGACGACGTCACGGTTCAGGTGCTGGTGCAGGCGCGCGCCCACCTGATCCGCAAAACGTTCCAGGCGATTTCGGGCGCGAAAAACGTGATCGTCCATTTTTACAACTCCACTTCGACGCTCCAGCGCAAGGTGGTGTTCAACACCGACATGAAGGGCGTCACCGACATCGCGGTGCAGGGCGCCAAACTGATCCGCCGCCTGACGGAGGAGGAGATCCGCAGGAGCGGCGCGAATATCCGCTACGAATACTCGCCGGAAAGCTTTTCGGGCACCGAAATCGACAACTCCGTGTCGATCTGCGAGCGGGTGCTCCGCGAGCTGGGCGCGACGCCGGAAAAGAAGGTGATCCTGAACCTGCCCAACACCGTGGAGATGAGCACGCCGAACTGCTATGCCGACCAGATCGAATACTTCTGCCGCCACCTGAAAAACCGGGACAGCGCGGTCGTCAGCATCCACCCCCACAACGACCGGGGCTGTGCCGTGGCGGCTACCGAGCTCGGCATCCTCGCCGGGGCGGAACGCGTCGAGGGAACGATTTTCGGCAACGGGGAGCGCACCGGAAACGCCGACCTGATGGTCGCGGCGCTGAACATGTACACGCAGGGTGTCGAGCCCGGCCTCGATTTCAGCCGGATGAACCGGATTCGAGAGGTGTACGAGAAATGCACGAAAATGAAGGTGCACGAGCGGCATCCCTATGCCGGCGAGCTGGTGTTCACCGCGTTTTCCGGTTCCCATCAGGATGCGATCAAAAAAGGCGTGGATTATATGCACAAGAGCGGCACCCCCTTCTGGGAGGTCCCGTACCTGCCCATCGACCCCGAGGATGTCGGCCGCGAGTACGAGCCGATCATCCGCATCAACAGCCAGTCCGGAAAAGGCGGAGCGGCATTCATCATGCAGCAGAATTTCGGTTACGACCTGCCCAAGGCGATGTACCCCGAATTCGGGGCGGTGGTGCAGGCGGCCTGCGACAACGTAGGGCGCGAGCTTCAGCCGGAAGAAATCTACGACCTGTTCCAGAAGGAATACATTCAGATCGCTTACCCGTATTTCCTCAAGAAGTACCGGCTGCATGAGGAGAACGACACGTCGGGGGAGACCGTGGTCTATTTTGACGGCGTGCTCCGCTTTCACCACGAGGACCACGAGATCAGCGGAAAGGGGAACGGCCCCATCGACGCGTTCTTCACGGCCCTGCGCGGCGTAGGCATCGAAAACTACAAATTCGTGTCGTATCACGAGCACGCGCTTTCCAGGGGCGCGGATTCCAAGGCGCTTTCGTACATCCAGCTGACGACGCCGGACTATAAGACGGTGTTCGGCGTCGGGCTCGACCACAACATCAGCCTGGCGTCCATCAAGGGGGTCATCTGCGCGATCAACCGGGCGCAGTTTTCCACGGCTTATCAGAATAATTTATGA
- a CDS encoding Crp/Fnr family transcriptional regulator, with protein MKQDFSVLKTVPLFSGMSAEEVEGALSCLDARVKRYEKNQVLILAGEPVKNLGIVLSGRVQISREDVLGVRSIVAEFGRGELFAESLSCARMEKSPVTASAASGCEIMWVRTERILSPCSRACGRHTALIGNMVRLLAERNIFLNRKMEILSKKSIRERVLAYLNGQAAAQGTAKPKVPFTREELADFLCVNRSALSRELGKMRAERLIDFQGSRFTLFPGRGAKAGEDQ; from the coding sequence TTGAAACAGGATTTTTCCGTTCTGAAAACGGTTCCGCTTTTTTCCGGCATGAGCGCCGAAGAGGTCGAGGGGGCGCTTTCCTGCCTTGACGCGCGGGTGAAGCGGTACGAGAAGAATCAGGTGCTGATCCTTGCGGGGGAGCCGGTGAAAAATCTGGGGATCGTGCTTTCGGGCCGGGTGCAGATCAGCCGGGAGGATGTCCTCGGCGTGCGCTCGATCGTGGCCGAGTTCGGCAGGGGGGAGCTGTTCGCGGAGTCGCTTTCATGCGCGCGGATGGAAAAAAGCCCCGTCACGGCGTCGGCCGCTTCGGGGTGTGAAATCATGTGGGTCCGCACGGAGCGGATTCTTTCGCCGTGTTCGCGGGCGTGCGGACGCCATACCGCTTTGATCGGGAACATGGTGCGCCTGCTCGCCGAACGGAATATTTTTCTGAACCGGAAAATGGAGATTCTGTCGAAGAAGAGCATCCGCGAGCGGGTGCTCGCCTACCTGAACGGGCAGGCCGCGGCGCAGGGGACGGCAAAGCCGAAAGTGCCGTTTACCCGCGAGGAGCTGGCGGACTTTCTGTGCGTGAACCGCAGCGCGCTGTCGAGGGAGCTGGGGAAGATGCGCGCGGAGCGCCTGATCGATTTTCAGGGGAGCCGCTTCACGCTTTTTCCCGGGCGCGGCGCAAAGGCGGGGGAAGATCAGTAG
- a CDS encoding conserved protein of unknown function (Evidence 4 : Unknown function but conserved in other organisms): MREDYLISIVGKQNVDGETGEITLTTLGSYITKGNSRFIVYKEYDAESSRAPVTSVLKVEGNDTVTLMRGGSGHTRLILEKGKRHQCRYETDFGSMMVGIFTSSVHSRLHEKGGELEVNYTLDINSDLSSINEIFVTVKEANSKDVKTSTAGN; encoded by the coding sequence ATGCGGGAAGACTATTTAATTTCCATTGTCGGAAAACAGAACGTCGATGGGGAAACGGGAGAAATCACGCTGACCACCCTCGGCTCCTATATTACAAAAGGAAACAGCCGGTTCATCGTCTATAAGGAATACGACGCCGAAAGCAGCCGCGCGCCCGTCACCTCCGTCCTGAAAGTGGAGGGAAACGACACCGTGACCCTGATGCGCGGGGGCAGCGGCCACACGCGCCTGATCCTGGAAAAAGGCAAGCGCCACCAGTGCCGGTATGAAACCGACTTCGGCAGCATGATGGTCGGCATTTTCACGAGCTCCGTGCACTCCCGCCTTCATGAAAAGGGCGGCGAGCTGGAAGTGAATTATACGCTGGACATCAATTCCGACCTGTCCAGCATCAATGAAATATTCGTTACCGTCAAGGAGGCAAACAGCAAAGATGTCAAAACTAGTACAGCAGGCAACTGA
- the leuB gene encoding 3-isopropylmalate dehydrogenase (Evidence 2a : Function from experimental evidences in other organisms; PubMedId : 10095787, 15228537, 15916605, 17389690; Product type e : enzyme): protein MKQNRIAVLKGDGIGPEIVEQAQKALSAAAEKFGFQIEYRQALLGGCAIDAAGSALPQETVDCCRGADAVLLGAVGGPKWDALPGDKRPEAGLLGIRRALGLFANLRPAVIFEPLRDASPLRPEIIGKKLDILIVRELIGGIYFGERGRKEVGGAPAAYDTELYTEPEIERIARVGFEMAKKRGGRLCSVDKANVLASSRLWRETVARVGKEYPDVQLTNLYVDNCAMQLVRDPGQFDVIVTSNMFGDILSDEASMISGSIGMLASASLGEGKRGLYEPIHGSAPDIAGTGAANPLAAILSAAMLLRYSLDEAQAADAVEAAVDAALRQARTPDIAKPGMKKVTCAQMGDLVCSLV, encoded by the coding sequence ATGAAACAGAATCGGATCGCAGTGCTGAAAGGGGACGGGATCGGCCCGGAGATCGTGGAGCAGGCGCAGAAGGCGCTGAGCGCGGCGGCGGAAAAATTCGGGTTCCAAATCGAATACCGGCAGGCTTTGCTCGGCGGATGCGCGATAGACGCGGCGGGCTCCGCCCTGCCGCAGGAAACGGTGGACTGCTGCCGCGGCGCCGACGCGGTGCTGCTCGGCGCGGTGGGCGGCCCGAAATGGGACGCCCTGCCCGGGGACAAAAGGCCGGAGGCCGGGCTGCTCGGCATCCGGCGGGCGCTGGGCCTGTTCGCCAACCTTCGCCCGGCGGTCATCTTCGAGCCGCTGCGGGACGCTTCGCCGCTCCGCCCCGAGATCATCGGAAAGAAGCTGGACATCCTGATCGTGCGCGAGCTGATCGGGGGAATCTATTTCGGGGAGCGCGGGCGCAAAGAGGTCGGCGGGGCCCCGGCGGCCTACGACACGGAGCTCTACACGGAGCCGGAGATCGAGCGGATCGCCCGGGTCGGCTTTGAGATGGCAAAAAAGCGCGGCGGGCGGCTTTGCAGCGTGGATAAGGCAAACGTTCTGGCTTCCTCGCGCCTTTGGCGCGAAACGGTCGCCCGTGTGGGGAAGGAGTATCCCGATGTGCAGCTGACCAACCTGTATGTCGACAACTGCGCGATGCAGCTTGTGCGCGACCCCGGCCAGTTCGACGTGATCGTCACCTCGAACATGTTCGGCGACATCCTCTCCGACGAGGCGTCGATGATCAGCGGCTCCATCGGCATGCTGGCGTCCGCTAGCCTTGGGGAAGGAAAACGGGGCCTTTACGAGCCGATCCACGGCTCCGCGCCCGATATTGCCGGAACGGGCGCGGCAAACCCGCTCGCCGCGATTCTCTCCGCCGCGATGCTGCTGCGCTATTCGCTGGATGAAGCACAGGCGGCCGACGCGGTGGAGGCCGCCGTGGATGCCGCGCTGCGGCAGGCCCGCACCCCGGATATCGCAAAGCCGGGCATGAAAAAGGTCACGTGCGCGCAGATGGGCGATCTGGTCTGCTCGCTTGTGTAA